In Cotesia glomerata isolate CgM1 linkage group LG1, MPM_Cglom_v2.3, whole genome shotgun sequence, one genomic interval encodes:
- the LOC123266331 gene encoding zinc finger protein 768-like isoform X2, producing the protein MEEEEDTRTSISSSEDEDEDDVFGRPSDTGAPYVLYKDNMERPQGQWAPGPGSLQDGGLYAQQQQQQQQQQASSSSGSPQQPCGPPVEGGETGPPPTLASPVPSPYPSAPPEPQALTPPEDDIQSGQPTAQQQAQQQQAQQQQQQQQQQQQQQQQQQQVQQQVQQQQQAQQQVQQQQQQQQQQQQQQQQQQQQQAQQEHSPQQQLTPHEVDRSDCFPGAGELQQYPQHYFKETRPHPSPSVPPHMLTPGGFSALHYLKQPGVMLTSLGQGDGGASLEAHQYASPGAPNMSSVLPDIVQQNGKSSKGGANSDLRLFKCLTCGKDFKQKSTLLQHERIHTDSRPYGCPECGKRFRQQSHLTQHLRIHANEKPYACVYCERTFRQRAILNQHLRIHSGEKPYQCPECGKHFRQKAILNQHVRTHQDVSPHLIFKNGMTPTLWPQDVPFPPEEGKEEVASTFGDTDTQSGAFSPSPDGNSIQYPAYFKDPKGGNHAVFGAGGPGSFGALQYIKQQGGGGGGGGGGGNSGPNGSKSCLPDVIQHGRSAGMPLYVRCPICQKEFKQKSTLLQHGCIHIESRPYPCPECGKRFRQQSHLTQHLRIHTNEKPYGCVYCGRNFRQRTILNQHLRIHTGEKPYKCQQCGKDFRQKAILDQHTRTHQGDRPFCCPMPNCRRRFATEPEVKKHIDNHMNPHASKVRRNSSSDGKPSGTPTALGPVPVPRGLTPTVVKPELYFPQCYAPAFNHQPPVSSSQFPGQTNGVAVTGEFKPPSALPPQ; encoded by the exons atggaagaagaagaagatacACGTACAAGTATTAGCAGCAGCGAGGACGAGGACGAGGACGATGTATTCGGTAGACCATCAG ATACTGGCGCGCCGTACGTATTGTACAAGGACAACATGGAGAGACCCCAGGGCCAGTGGGCGCCGGGGCCAGGATCTCTCCAAGATGGTGGTCTGTATGcacagcagcagcaacagcaacaacagcagcaGGCATCATCCTCCTCCGGTAGCCCACAGCAGCCTTGTGGCCCGCCGGTCGAAGGTGGTGAAACGGGGCCTCCGCCAACCCTGGCGTCTCCTGTGCCCTCACCATACCCATCAGCACCACCCGAGCCGCAGGCACTGACCCCACCCGAGGACGACATACAGTCCGGTCAGCCTACGGCTCAGCAACAAGCCCAACAACAACAAGCccagcagcagcaacagcagcagcaacaacaacaacaacaacaacaacaacagcaacaggTCCAGCAACAAGttcagcaacagcaacaggCGCAGCAGCAGGTacagcagcaacaacaacagcagcagcagcaacagcaacaacagcaacagcaacagcaacaacaagcACAACAAGAGCACTCGCCGCAGCAGCAGCTGACGCCCCACGAGGTCGACCGGAGCGATTGCTTTCCTGGTGCAGGTGAACTTCAGCAATATCCCCAGCACTACTTCAAAGAGACCCGGCCGCATCCGTCGCCCTCGGTGCCGCCTCACATGCTAACCCCGGGGGGTTTTTCAGCGCTGCACTACTTAAAACAGCCGGGGGTTATGCTGACGTCCCTGGGGCAAGGCGACGGAGGCGCGAGTCTTGAGGCTCACCAGTACGCGAGTCCCGGCGCCCCGAATATGTCGAGCGTGTTACCGGACATTGTCCAGCAGAACGGCAAGTCCTCAAAGGGTGGTGCCAACAGTGATCTGCGGTTGTTCAAGTGCTTAACGTGCGGAAAAGACTTTAAACAGAAATCGACGTTGCTGCAACACGAGAGGATTCATACGGACAGTCGGCCGTACGGGTGTCCAGAGTGCGGAAAGCGGTTCAGACAACAGTCACATCTCACGCAACACCTTAGAATTCACGCGAACGAGAAGCCGTATGCTTGCGTGTACTGCGAGCGCACATTCCGGCAGCGCGCCATCCTCAACCAGCATCTGCGCATCCACTCGGGTGAGAAGCCATACCAATGTCCGGAGTGCGGAAAACACTTCCGTCAGAAGGCGATCCTGAATCAGCACGTCCGCACACACCAAG ATGTGAGTCCGCATCTGATCTTCAAGAATGGTATGACTCCAACACTGTGGCCTCAGGACGTACCATTCCCTCCAGAGGAAGGCAAAGAGGAGGTCGCCTCGACTTTCGGGGACACGGACACCCAGTCGGGGGCATTCAGTCCATCACCAGACGGTAATTCCATCCAGTACCCAGCCTACTTCAAGGACCCAAAGGGTGGGAACCACGCAGTCTTCGGAGCCGGAGGACCTGGGAGCTTCGGGGCCCTCCAGTACATTAAACAGCAGGGAGGCGGCGGCGggggaggaggaggaggaggaaaCAGCGGTCCCAACGGGAGCAAGTCCTGCTTACCAGACGTTATTCAGCACGGGAGATCAGCGGGTATGCCTCTCTACGTTAGGTGTCCAATTTGTCAGAAGGAGTTCAAACAGAAGAGTACCCTTTTGCAGCACGGCTGCATCCACATAGAGTCAAGGCCGTATCCATGTCCAGAGTGCGGCAAGAGATTTCGTCAGCAGTCCCACTTGACGCAGCATCTTCGCATTCACACCAACGAAAAGCCATACGGATGTGTCTACTGCGGGCGGAACTTCCGCCAGAGGACCATTCTCAATCAGCACTTGCGCATTCACACGGGGGAAAAACCCTACAAATGCCAGCAGTGCGGCAAGGATTTTCGTCAAAAGGCCATCTTGGATCAGCACACACGCACACATCAGGGGGACCGGCCCTTCTGCTGTCCCATGCCCAACTGTCGGAGGCGCTTCGCGACAGAGCCAGAAGTAAAGAAGCACATCGACAATCATATGAATCCTCACGCGAGTAAAGTAAGGAGGAATTCCAGCAGCGACGGCAAACCTTCCGGCACTCCAACCGCCCTTGGACCAGTACCAGTGCCACGGGGGCTCACACCTACAGTCGTTAAGCCTGAGCTGTACTTTCCCCAGTGCTACGCACCCGCATTTAATCATCAACCACCAGTATCATCGTCGCAGTTCCCTGGTCAGACCAACGGAGTCGCCGTTACTGGAGAATTCAAACCACCGTCGGCACTTCCACCACAGTGA
- the LOC123266331 gene encoding zinc finger protein 768-like isoform X1, which produces MALSAQNQSTSYVNLYYSIVQRAATRYFKEYYNSDTGAPYVLYKDNMERPQGQWAPGPGSLQDGGLYAQQQQQQQQQQASSSSGSPQQPCGPPVEGGETGPPPTLASPVPSPYPSAPPEPQALTPPEDDIQSGQPTAQQQAQQQQAQQQQQQQQQQQQQQQQQQQVQQQVQQQQQAQQQVQQQQQQQQQQQQQQQQQQQQQAQQEHSPQQQLTPHEVDRSDCFPGAGELQQYPQHYFKETRPHPSPSVPPHMLTPGGFSALHYLKQPGVMLTSLGQGDGGASLEAHQYASPGAPNMSSVLPDIVQQNGKSSKGGANSDLRLFKCLTCGKDFKQKSTLLQHERIHTDSRPYGCPECGKRFRQQSHLTQHLRIHANEKPYACVYCERTFRQRAILNQHLRIHSGEKPYQCPECGKHFRQKAILNQHVRTHQDVSPHLIFKNGMTPTLWPQDVPFPPEEGKEEVASTFGDTDTQSGAFSPSPDGNSIQYPAYFKDPKGGNHAVFGAGGPGSFGALQYIKQQGGGGGGGGGGGNSGPNGSKSCLPDVIQHGRSAGMPLYVRCPICQKEFKQKSTLLQHGCIHIESRPYPCPECGKRFRQQSHLTQHLRIHTNEKPYGCVYCGRNFRQRTILNQHLRIHTGEKPYKCQQCGKDFRQKAILDQHTRTHQGDRPFCCPMPNCRRRFATEPEVKKHIDNHMNPHASKVRRNSSSDGKPSGTPTALGPVPVPRGLTPTVVKPELYFPQCYAPAFNHQPPVSSSQFPGQTNGVAVTGEFKPPSALPPQ; this is translated from the exons ATGGCGCTCTCCGCACAGAATCAGTCAACGTCGTATGTCAACCTCTATTACTCTATCGTCCAACGCGCGGCGACACGTTATTTTAAGGAATATTACAATTCCG ATACTGGCGCGCCGTACGTATTGTACAAGGACAACATGGAGAGACCCCAGGGCCAGTGGGCGCCGGGGCCAGGATCTCTCCAAGATGGTGGTCTGTATGcacagcagcagcaacagcaacaacagcagcaGGCATCATCCTCCTCCGGTAGCCCACAGCAGCCTTGTGGCCCGCCGGTCGAAGGTGGTGAAACGGGGCCTCCGCCAACCCTGGCGTCTCCTGTGCCCTCACCATACCCATCAGCACCACCCGAGCCGCAGGCACTGACCCCACCCGAGGACGACATACAGTCCGGTCAGCCTACGGCTCAGCAACAAGCCCAACAACAACAAGCccagcagcagcaacagcagcagcaacaacaacaacaacaacaacaacaacagcaacaggTCCAGCAACAAGttcagcaacagcaacaggCGCAGCAGCAGGTacagcagcaacaacaacagcagcagcagcaacagcaacaacagcaacagcaacagcaacaacaagcACAACAAGAGCACTCGCCGCAGCAGCAGCTGACGCCCCACGAGGTCGACCGGAGCGATTGCTTTCCTGGTGCAGGTGAACTTCAGCAATATCCCCAGCACTACTTCAAAGAGACCCGGCCGCATCCGTCGCCCTCGGTGCCGCCTCACATGCTAACCCCGGGGGGTTTTTCAGCGCTGCACTACTTAAAACAGCCGGGGGTTATGCTGACGTCCCTGGGGCAAGGCGACGGAGGCGCGAGTCTTGAGGCTCACCAGTACGCGAGTCCCGGCGCCCCGAATATGTCGAGCGTGTTACCGGACATTGTCCAGCAGAACGGCAAGTCCTCAAAGGGTGGTGCCAACAGTGATCTGCGGTTGTTCAAGTGCTTAACGTGCGGAAAAGACTTTAAACAGAAATCGACGTTGCTGCAACACGAGAGGATTCATACGGACAGTCGGCCGTACGGGTGTCCAGAGTGCGGAAAGCGGTTCAGACAACAGTCACATCTCACGCAACACCTTAGAATTCACGCGAACGAGAAGCCGTATGCTTGCGTGTACTGCGAGCGCACATTCCGGCAGCGCGCCATCCTCAACCAGCATCTGCGCATCCACTCGGGTGAGAAGCCATACCAATGTCCGGAGTGCGGAAAACACTTCCGTCAGAAGGCGATCCTGAATCAGCACGTCCGCACACACCAAG ATGTGAGTCCGCATCTGATCTTCAAGAATGGTATGACTCCAACACTGTGGCCTCAGGACGTACCATTCCCTCCAGAGGAAGGCAAAGAGGAGGTCGCCTCGACTTTCGGGGACACGGACACCCAGTCGGGGGCATTCAGTCCATCACCAGACGGTAATTCCATCCAGTACCCAGCCTACTTCAAGGACCCAAAGGGTGGGAACCACGCAGTCTTCGGAGCCGGAGGACCTGGGAGCTTCGGGGCCCTCCAGTACATTAAACAGCAGGGAGGCGGCGGCGggggaggaggaggaggaggaaaCAGCGGTCCCAACGGGAGCAAGTCCTGCTTACCAGACGTTATTCAGCACGGGAGATCAGCGGGTATGCCTCTCTACGTTAGGTGTCCAATTTGTCAGAAGGAGTTCAAACAGAAGAGTACCCTTTTGCAGCACGGCTGCATCCACATAGAGTCAAGGCCGTATCCATGTCCAGAGTGCGGCAAGAGATTTCGTCAGCAGTCCCACTTGACGCAGCATCTTCGCATTCACACCAACGAAAAGCCATACGGATGTGTCTACTGCGGGCGGAACTTCCGCCAGAGGACCATTCTCAATCAGCACTTGCGCATTCACACGGGGGAAAAACCCTACAAATGCCAGCAGTGCGGCAAGGATTTTCGTCAAAAGGCCATCTTGGATCAGCACACACGCACACATCAGGGGGACCGGCCCTTCTGCTGTCCCATGCCCAACTGTCGGAGGCGCTTCGCGACAGAGCCAGAAGTAAAGAAGCACATCGACAATCATATGAATCCTCACGCGAGTAAAGTAAGGAGGAATTCCAGCAGCGACGGCAAACCTTCCGGCACTCCAACCGCCCTTGGACCAGTACCAGTGCCACGGGGGCTCACACCTACAGTCGTTAAGCCTGAGCTGTACTTTCCCCAGTGCTACGCACCCGCATTTAATCATCAACCACCAGTATCATCGTCGCAGTTCCCTGGTCAGACCAACGGAGTCGCCGTTACTGGAGAATTCAAACCACCGTCGGCACTTCCACCACAGTGA
- the LOC123266331 gene encoding zinc finger protein 768-like isoform X4, producing the protein MERPQGQWAPGPGSLQDGGLYAQQQQQQQQQQASSSSGSPQQPCGPPVEGGETGPPPTLASPVPSPYPSAPPEPQALTPPEDDIQSGQPTAQQQAQQQQAQQQQQQQQQQQQQQQQQQQVQQQVQQQQQAQQQVQQQQQQQQQQQQQQQQQQQQQAQQEHSPQQQLTPHEVDRSDCFPGAGELQQYPQHYFKETRPHPSPSVPPHMLTPGGFSALHYLKQPGVMLTSLGQGDGGASLEAHQYASPGAPNMSSVLPDIVQQNGKSSKGGANSDLRLFKCLTCGKDFKQKSTLLQHERIHTDSRPYGCPECGKRFRQQSHLTQHLRIHANEKPYACVYCERTFRQRAILNQHLRIHSGEKPYQCPECGKHFRQKAILNQHVRTHQDVSPHLIFKNGMTPTLWPQDVPFPPEEGKEEVASTFGDTDTQSGAFSPSPDGNSIQYPAYFKDPKGGNHAVFGAGGPGSFGALQYIKQQGGGGGGGGGGGNSGPNGSKSCLPDVIQHGRSAGMPLYVRCPICQKEFKQKSTLLQHGCIHIESRPYPCPECGKRFRQQSHLTQHLRIHTNEKPYGCVYCGRNFRQRTILNQHLRIHTGEKPYKCQQCGKDFRQKAILDQHTRTHQGDRPFCCPMPNCRRRFATEPEVKKHIDNHMNPHASKVRRNSSSDGKPSGTPTALGPVPVPRGLTPTVVKPELYFPQCYAPAFNHQPPVSSSQFPGQTNGVAVTGEFKPPSALPPQ; encoded by the exons ATGGAGAGACCCCAGGGCCAGTGGGCGCCGGGGCCAGGATCTCTCCAAGATGGTGGTCTGTATGcacagcagcagcaacagcaacaacagcagcaGGCATCATCCTCCTCCGGTAGCCCACAGCAGCCTTGTGGCCCGCCGGTCGAAGGTGGTGAAACGGGGCCTCCGCCAACCCTGGCGTCTCCTGTGCCCTCACCATACCCATCAGCACCACCCGAGCCGCAGGCACTGACCCCACCCGAGGACGACATACAGTCCGGTCAGCCTACGGCTCAGCAACAAGCCCAACAACAACAAGCccagcagcagcaacagcagcagcaacaacaacaacaacaacaacaacaacagcaacaggTCCAGCAACAAGttcagcaacagcaacaggCGCAGCAGCAGGTacagcagcaacaacaacagcagcagcagcaacagcaacaacagcaacagcaacagcaacaacaagcACAACAAGAGCACTCGCCGCAGCAGCAGCTGACGCCCCACGAGGTCGACCGGAGCGATTGCTTTCCTGGTGCAGGTGAACTTCAGCAATATCCCCAGCACTACTTCAAAGAGACCCGGCCGCATCCGTCGCCCTCGGTGCCGCCTCACATGCTAACCCCGGGGGGTTTTTCAGCGCTGCACTACTTAAAACAGCCGGGGGTTATGCTGACGTCCCTGGGGCAAGGCGACGGAGGCGCGAGTCTTGAGGCTCACCAGTACGCGAGTCCCGGCGCCCCGAATATGTCGAGCGTGTTACCGGACATTGTCCAGCAGAACGGCAAGTCCTCAAAGGGTGGTGCCAACAGTGATCTGCGGTTGTTCAAGTGCTTAACGTGCGGAAAAGACTTTAAACAGAAATCGACGTTGCTGCAACACGAGAGGATTCATACGGACAGTCGGCCGTACGGGTGTCCAGAGTGCGGAAAGCGGTTCAGACAACAGTCACATCTCACGCAACACCTTAGAATTCACGCGAACGAGAAGCCGTATGCTTGCGTGTACTGCGAGCGCACATTCCGGCAGCGCGCCATCCTCAACCAGCATCTGCGCATCCACTCGGGTGAGAAGCCATACCAATGTCCGGAGTGCGGAAAACACTTCCGTCAGAAGGCGATCCTGAATCAGCACGTCCGCACACACCAAG ATGTGAGTCCGCATCTGATCTTCAAGAATGGTATGACTCCAACACTGTGGCCTCAGGACGTACCATTCCCTCCAGAGGAAGGCAAAGAGGAGGTCGCCTCGACTTTCGGGGACACGGACACCCAGTCGGGGGCATTCAGTCCATCACCAGACGGTAATTCCATCCAGTACCCAGCCTACTTCAAGGACCCAAAGGGTGGGAACCACGCAGTCTTCGGAGCCGGAGGACCTGGGAGCTTCGGGGCCCTCCAGTACATTAAACAGCAGGGAGGCGGCGGCGggggaggaggaggaggaggaaaCAGCGGTCCCAACGGGAGCAAGTCCTGCTTACCAGACGTTATTCAGCACGGGAGATCAGCGGGTATGCCTCTCTACGTTAGGTGTCCAATTTGTCAGAAGGAGTTCAAACAGAAGAGTACCCTTTTGCAGCACGGCTGCATCCACATAGAGTCAAGGCCGTATCCATGTCCAGAGTGCGGCAAGAGATTTCGTCAGCAGTCCCACTTGACGCAGCATCTTCGCATTCACACCAACGAAAAGCCATACGGATGTGTCTACTGCGGGCGGAACTTCCGCCAGAGGACCATTCTCAATCAGCACTTGCGCATTCACACGGGGGAAAAACCCTACAAATGCCAGCAGTGCGGCAAGGATTTTCGTCAAAAGGCCATCTTGGATCAGCACACACGCACACATCAGGGGGACCGGCCCTTCTGCTGTCCCATGCCCAACTGTCGGAGGCGCTTCGCGACAGAGCCAGAAGTAAAGAAGCACATCGACAATCATATGAATCCTCACGCGAGTAAAGTAAGGAGGAATTCCAGCAGCGACGGCAAACCTTCCGGCACTCCAACCGCCCTTGGACCAGTACCAGTGCCACGGGGGCTCACACCTACAGTCGTTAAGCCTGAGCTGTACTTTCCCCAGTGCTACGCACCCGCATTTAATCATCAACCACCAGTATCATCGTCGCAGTTCCCTGGTCAGACCAACGGAGTCGCCGTTACTGGAGAATTCAAACCACCGTCGGCACTTCCACCACAGTGA
- the LOC123266331 gene encoding zinc finger protein 768-like isoform X3, translating to MALSAQNQSTSYVNLYYSIVQRAATRYFKEYYNSDTGAPYVLYKDNMERPQGQWAPGPGSLQDGGLYAQQQQQQQQQQASSSSGSPQQPCGPPVEGGETGPPPTLASPVPSPYPSAPPEPQALTPPEDDIQSGQPTAQQQAQQQQAQQQQQQQQQQQQQQQQQQQVQQQVQQQQQAQQQVQQQQQQQQQQQQQQQQQQQQQAQQEHSPQQQLTPHEVDRSDCFPGAGELQQYPQHYFKETRPHPSPSVPPHMLTPGGFSALHYLKQPGVMLTSLGQGDGGASLEAHQYASPGAPNMSSVLPDIVQQNGKSSKGGANSDLRLFKCLTCGKDFKQKSTLLQHERIHTDSRPYGCPECGKRFRQQSHLTQHLRIHANEKPYACVYCERTFRQRAILNQHLRIHSDVSPHLIFKNGMTPTLWPQDVPFPPEEGKEEVASTFGDTDTQSGAFSPSPDGNSIQYPAYFKDPKGGNHAVFGAGGPGSFGALQYIKQQGGGGGGGGGGGNSGPNGSKSCLPDVIQHGRSAGMPLYVRCPICQKEFKQKSTLLQHGCIHIESRPYPCPECGKRFRQQSHLTQHLRIHTNEKPYGCVYCGRNFRQRTILNQHLRIHTGEKPYKCQQCGKDFRQKAILDQHTRTHQGDRPFCCPMPNCRRRFATEPEVKKHIDNHMNPHASKVRRNSSSDGKPSGTPTALGPVPVPRGLTPTVVKPELYFPQCYAPAFNHQPPVSSSQFPGQTNGVAVTGEFKPPSALPPQ from the exons ATGGCGCTCTCCGCACAGAATCAGTCAACGTCGTATGTCAACCTCTATTACTCTATCGTCCAACGCGCGGCGACACGTTATTTTAAGGAATATTACAATTCCG ATACTGGCGCGCCGTACGTATTGTACAAGGACAACATGGAGAGACCCCAGGGCCAGTGGGCGCCGGGGCCAGGATCTCTCCAAGATGGTGGTCTGTATGcacagcagcagcaacagcaacaacagcagcaGGCATCATCCTCCTCCGGTAGCCCACAGCAGCCTTGTGGCCCGCCGGTCGAAGGTGGTGAAACGGGGCCTCCGCCAACCCTGGCGTCTCCTGTGCCCTCACCATACCCATCAGCACCACCCGAGCCGCAGGCACTGACCCCACCCGAGGACGACATACAGTCCGGTCAGCCTACGGCTCAGCAACAAGCCCAACAACAACAAGCccagcagcagcaacagcagcagcaacaacaacaacaacaacaacaacaacagcaacaggTCCAGCAACAAGttcagcaacagcaacaggCGCAGCAGCAGGTacagcagcaacaacaacagcagcagcagcaacagcaacaacagcaacagcaacagcaacaacaagcACAACAAGAGCACTCGCCGCAGCAGCAGCTGACGCCCCACGAGGTCGACCGGAGCGATTGCTTTCCTGGTGCAGGTGAACTTCAGCAATATCCCCAGCACTACTTCAAAGAGACCCGGCCGCATCCGTCGCCCTCGGTGCCGCCTCACATGCTAACCCCGGGGGGTTTTTCAGCGCTGCACTACTTAAAACAGCCGGGGGTTATGCTGACGTCCCTGGGGCAAGGCGACGGAGGCGCGAGTCTTGAGGCTCACCAGTACGCGAGTCCCGGCGCCCCGAATATGTCGAGCGTGTTACCGGACATTGTCCAGCAGAACGGCAAGTCCTCAAAGGGTGGTGCCAACAGTGATCTGCGGTTGTTCAAGTGCTTAACGTGCGGAAAAGACTTTAAACAGAAATCGACGTTGCTGCAACACGAGAGGATTCATACGGACAGTCGGCCGTACGGGTGTCCAGAGTGCGGAAAGCGGTTCAGACAACAGTCACATCTCACGCAACACCTTAGAATTCACGCGAACGAGAAGCCGTATGCTTGCGTGTACTGCGAGCGCACATTCCGGCAGCGCGCCATCCTCAACCAGCATCTGCGCATCCACTCGG ATGTGAGTCCGCATCTGATCTTCAAGAATGGTATGACTCCAACACTGTGGCCTCAGGACGTACCATTCCCTCCAGAGGAAGGCAAAGAGGAGGTCGCCTCGACTTTCGGGGACACGGACACCCAGTCGGGGGCATTCAGTCCATCACCAGACGGTAATTCCATCCAGTACCCAGCCTACTTCAAGGACCCAAAGGGTGGGAACCACGCAGTCTTCGGAGCCGGAGGACCTGGGAGCTTCGGGGCCCTCCAGTACATTAAACAGCAGGGAGGCGGCGGCGggggaggaggaggaggaggaaaCAGCGGTCCCAACGGGAGCAAGTCCTGCTTACCAGACGTTATTCAGCACGGGAGATCAGCGGGTATGCCTCTCTACGTTAGGTGTCCAATTTGTCAGAAGGAGTTCAAACAGAAGAGTACCCTTTTGCAGCACGGCTGCATCCACATAGAGTCAAGGCCGTATCCATGTCCAGAGTGCGGCAAGAGATTTCGTCAGCAGTCCCACTTGACGCAGCATCTTCGCATTCACACCAACGAAAAGCCATACGGATGTGTCTACTGCGGGCGGAACTTCCGCCAGAGGACCATTCTCAATCAGCACTTGCGCATTCACACGGGGGAAAAACCCTACAAATGCCAGCAGTGCGGCAAGGATTTTCGTCAAAAGGCCATCTTGGATCAGCACACACGCACACATCAGGGGGACCGGCCCTTCTGCTGTCCCATGCCCAACTGTCGGAGGCGCTTCGCGACAGAGCCAGAAGTAAAGAAGCACATCGACAATCATATGAATCCTCACGCGAGTAAAGTAAGGAGGAATTCCAGCAGCGACGGCAAACCTTCCGGCACTCCAACCGCCCTTGGACCAGTACCAGTGCCACGGGGGCTCACACCTACAGTCGTTAAGCCTGAGCTGTACTTTCCCCAGTGCTACGCACCCGCATTTAATCATCAACCACCAGTATCATCGTCGCAGTTCCCTGGTCAGACCAACGGAGTCGCCGTTACTGGAGAATTCAAACCACCGTCGGCACTTCCACCACAGTGA